The following proteins are co-located in the Castanea sativa cultivar Marrone di Chiusa Pesio chromosome 8, ASM4071231v1 genome:
- the LOC142607828 gene encoding J domain-containing protein spf31, protein MGEASSNSTDDDLLLKNFFAEVSEVERDNEVNRILTCFKLNPFEHLNLPFGASPEDIKRQYRKLSLLVHPDKCKHPQAKEAFGALAKAQQLLLDQQERDYVLSQVNAAKDELRMKRKKHLRKDTASKIKSLVEEGKYDQMYEQSEEFQHELKLKVREILTEQEWRRRKMQMRISEEQGRLKKDEEEAKEMWKRKREHEEQWEGTREQRVSSWRDFMKSGKKAKKGEIRPPKLKTEDPNKSYVQRPVKRG, encoded by the exons atgggAGAGGCAAGCAGTAACAGCACCGATGACGATTTGCTTCTCAAGAACTTCTTCGCCGAAGTCAGCGAAGTCGAGAGAGATAACGAAGTTAacag GATCCTCACCTGCTTCAAGTTAAATCCATTTGAGCATCTAAACCTACCATTTGGTGCGTCTCCAGAAGACATTAAAAGGCAGTATCGTAAG TTGTCTTTGCTGGTCCACCCTGATAAATGCAAGCATCCACAAGCAAAAGAGGCATTTGGAG CATTGGCAAAAGCCCAACAACTCTTACTTGATCAACAGGAAAGAGATTATGTTCTTAGCCAGGTGAATGCAGCAAAAG ATGAGCTTAGAATGAAGAGGAAAAAGCATTTGAGGAAAGATACAGCTTCTAAAATAAAGTCATTGGTTGAAGAG GGAAAATATGATCAAATGTATGAACAGTCAGAGGAGTTCCAGCATGAGCTGAAATTGAAGGTTCGAGAAATATTAACAGAACAGGAATGGCGGAGGAGAAAAATGCAAATGAGG ATATCAGAAGAGCAAGGTAGGTTAAAGAAggatgaagaagaagcaaaagaaatgTGGAAGAGAAAGCGGGAGCATGAGGAGCAGTGGGAAGGAACAAGAGAACAGAGG GTTTCAAGCTGGAGAGATTTTATGAAGAGTGGAAAGAAG GCTAAGAAGGGTGAAATTCGACCTCCAAAGCTCAAGACCGAAGACCCCAATAAATCTTACGTTCAAAGGCCTGTAAAGCGGGGTTAA